AGCCATTGTCATTCCGAGCCGCGGATTTTGCGGCGAGGAATCCCTACCCTACCGATACCCAGGCATTCTCATGGCAAGAGGGATTCCTCGCGTCGCTCGGAATGACAACCAAACCGATGGCCCCGATTACCCGTCTCTTCTTTTAAACTGAGAGGTTGGACCTCAGTACCCTCAATCCGCAGCAGCGTGTAGCCGTTGAGACTGTGAACGGGCCTGTGCTGATCCTGGCTGGAGCAGGATCGGGCAAGACTCGCGTCATCACGCATCGCATCGCTCATTTGATCCAGGACCACGGCGTCGCGCCAGACTCGATACTGGCAGTAACTTTCACCAACAAAGCCGCAGCCGAGATGGGCGAGCGCGTCAGCCGGCTGGTCGGGCACTTCTCTGTCGCCCAGCCGCGAATCTCAACATTTCACTCGTTTTGTGTGCGCCTGCTGCGGCGCGACATCGAAGCGCTGCGCATCAGCGATCAGGGACTGACGAAAAGCTTTGCCATCTACGATGAAGCCGACCAGCTGTCGCTGGTGAAGGCGGCGATTCGACGGCTCGGCATTGATGACAAGCAACTCACTCCGCGCAGCGTCCTCGGGCGGATTTCGTGGGCGAAGAATCACATGCTCGATCCGCAGGAGGTCTATCTCAAATCTGCCGATCCGAACACCGAGCGTGTGGCGCACGTTTACGAGGTCTATCGGCAGGAGCTCCGGAAAGCGAATGCCATGGACTTCGACGATCTGCTGCTCGAGGCTGTGCGGCTGCTCAAGAGTTCCGGTGAGGTACGTCGTCGATACAACCAGCGCTACGAGTACATTCTGATCGACGAATATCAGGACACGAATCGTCCGCAATACGAGCTGATGAAGCTGCTTGGGGGCGAGCACCACAACGTCTGCGTCGTCGGTGATGAGGATCAATCAATCTACTCGTGGCGAGGCGCCGACATTCGCAACATCCTGGAGTTCGAGCGCGACTTTCCCGAAGTGAAAATTATCCGTCTGGAGCAGAACTATCGCTCGACGGAGAACATCCTCGAAGGCGCTTCGGCAGTGGTGAGCAAGAACAAGCAGCGCAAAGGAAAAACGCTGTGGACGGACCGGCAGGGCGGCACTCCGATTTATTACTACGAAGCGCCTGACGGGGAGAATGAAGCGCTCTTCGCTGCCGATTACATCTCACGCTTCTTGAAAGAGCCGAGTGAGATGGATGAGCCTCGCCGTGCGGCGATTTTGTATCGCACGAACTCACAATCGCGATTGTTCGAAGAAGCGCTGCGTCGCTATGGATTGAAATACAACGTTGTGGGCGGCTTCTCGTTCTACGAGCGCGCCGAGATCAAGGACATGATCTCGTATCTGAAGCTGCTGCAGAACCCTGACGACTCGATCGCTCTGCTGCGCGTGATCAACACGCCCGCGCGGGGAATCGGTAAAACGACGCTCGAAACACTCGAGCGGCTGTCGCTCGAAACCGGAGTGAGCATGTGGAGCGCCATGGAGCAGGCGATCCAGGAGAAGCTGCTTCCTGGGCGCGCAGTTCAGGCGCTTAGCGAGTTTAAGCAGATCATCGAGGATGCCAAAGCGATGCTGGGAGGGAGCTTTGTGGAGCGGCTGGCGGCAGATACGGCTGCGCCGAGCACTCAGCACGCAGCACTCAGCGTTCAGCCGCAGGCGGACGATCGGCGGTCGGCACTCGGCGTTCAGCCTCTCAAAGATGTGGCGCAGGCGAACGACGAGGTTGGCGGTGACCAGGGTGTCACAGAAGACGATGAAGCCAGCTTCGGTTTTGGAGCCAACGAGCAGCATGAGTTATTTGGCTCATGGGACGTACAACCACCCGCTGCGGAACGAAGCAGCAGCGTAGAGACGCAGCATGCTGCCTCTCTACCAGAAGGCCAGGGTGCGCCATCCGCTGGACCCGACGAGACACCTGTGGAGGGCTTCCGCACGCCGGGTGGCGCTGCGACCTTGCCGGAGGTCATTAAGTTCCTCATCGACCGCACCGGTTACGTAAAGGCATTGGAAGAGGAAGCTACGCCGGAATCTTATTCCCGAATTGAAAATCTTCAGGAACTGGTAAATGCCGCGCGCGACTCGGCGGATCGCGCCGAGACACTGAGCGAGTTCCTGGATCACGCGGCGCTGGTGAGCGACACCGATCAATATGAGGAAGGCTCGCGGGTCACGTTGATGACTTTGCACTCGGCTAAGGGGCTCGAGTTTCCGCTGGTCTTTCTCGTCGGCATGGAGGAAGGACTCTTTCCGCACTCTCGCACCTTCCTCAATCCTGACGAGATGGAGGAGGAGCGCCGCCTGTGCTATGTCGGTATGACGCGCGCGATGGATACGCTCGTCTTGAGCCGTGCTCGCTATCGTCGGCGCTATGGCAGTGATTTGCCGGAAGCGAGCGTGCCGTCACGTTTTCTCGAGGAGATTCCGCCGCAGTTGATAGAAGAGATCGGCGGCTCGCATCGCGGCTCGCGCGAACCTGCGTCGAGCGAGGTGGATGAAGGACGTCATTACAGCTACGAAGACGAAGATCAAAGCGCGTCGTCCCGCGCGCGCCTCGGACGTTCGCTGGCTCCGGAGAAGACGTATTCAACCAAGCGCAACGGCGACAGGAGGTCACCCTATCAGTCGATCGACAATATCGCCGAATTCTTCGCTTCGCGCGGCAAGAAGTTCTCGCGTCCCAAGGTTGAAGTCGCAGAGCCGACCGGCAAACGTGGATTTCGTCCAGGGCAGCGCGTGCGGCATCCGAAATATGGAGAAGGCACTGTTTACAAGCGCGAGGGCGACGGAGATGAAGCCAAGCTTACGGTACAATTCCCGCAGTTCGGACTGAAGAAGCTGGTCGAAAAGTTCGCGCAACTCGAGAGAGTGTGAGCAAGCAAGCGCTAAGACATTTGCTGCGGTGGGGCGGATTAGCCGTCGCCGTGATCGGCTTCGTTGTTCAGAATACAGGCGCATTCCGGGCTGGGCGCGTGCTGGTGTGGGTCGGATTGGGAATGATCCTCACGGGCATCATCGTGCGAATGTTCATCAGAGAGCCATAGCATTCATGGTTTTGCCTGCGTGGTTCCGGCCGCCTTCGGACGGGCAGGGTTTGGGGCTGCGAGAAGTTGATTTTAGAATTCGTCATTTCCAAACAATTCAATCTCACGAGCCCACATCTACGCCGACTGACGCCGCAAACCGGCCGAGGCGGCCGGGAACCACGCAAGCAAAACTACGCAAGCAGCGCCTAGCCATTACAATCGTGGTGGCAATTCCTACAACCTCATCCAGATTGGAACGCAATGGCAAATACAAAGTCACTCAGCAGCGAAGATCGTAAGAAGGCAAAGCGCGCAGCCCGCAAAAAGGCAGCTCCGAAGCAGAAGCGCACAGTTCCGCGTGGTTCCGCAAAACGAAAAATGAAGAAGATGGCGCGCGGGACAGCGAAGAGGTAGGACAGCAGCGATTAGCAATTAGCGGTTAGCAACTAGCAAAGTGGCTATGACCCTGATTTTAGCTAATTGCTAATCGCTAATTGCTTGCCTTTCCGCTGCCTT
The sequence above is a segment of the Acidobacteriota bacterium genome. Coding sequences within it:
- a CDS encoding ATP-dependent DNA helicase Rep, translated to MDLSTLNPQQRVAVETVNGPVLILAGAGSGKTRVITHRIAHLIQDHGVAPDSILAVTFTNKAAAEMGERVSRLVGHFSVAQPRISTFHSFCVRLLRRDIEALRISDQGLTKSFAIYDEADQLSLVKAAIRRLGIDDKQLTPRSVLGRISWAKNHMLDPQEVYLKSADPNTERVAHVYEVYRQELRKANAMDFDDLLLEAVRLLKSSGEVRRRYNQRYEYILIDEYQDTNRPQYELMKLLGGEHHNVCVVGDEDQSIYSWRGADIRNILEFERDFPEVKIIRLEQNYRSTENILEGASAVVSKNKQRKGKTLWTDRQGGTPIYYYEAPDGENEALFAADYISRFLKEPSEMDEPRRAAILYRTNSQSRLFEEALRRYGLKYNVVGGFSFYERAEIKDMISYLKLLQNPDDSIALLRVINTPARGIGKTTLETLERLSLETGVSMWSAMEQAIQEKLLPGRAVQALSEFKQIIEDAKAMLGGSFVERLAADTAAPSTQHAALSVQPQADDRRSALGVQPLKDVAQANDEVGGDQGVTEDDEASFGFGANEQHELFGSWDVQPPAAERSSSVETQHAASLPEGQGAPSAGPDETPVEGFRTPGGAATLPEVIKFLIDRTGYVKALEEEATPESYSRIENLQELVNAARDSADRAETLSEFLDHAALVSDTDQYEEGSRVTLMTLHSAKGLEFPLVFLVGMEEGLFPHSRTFLNPDEMEEERRLCYVGMTRAMDTLVLSRARYRRRYGSDLPEASVPSRFLEEIPPQLIEEIGGSHRGSREPASSEVDEGRHYSYEDEDQSASSRARLGRSLAPEKTYSTKRNGDRRSPYQSIDNIAEFFASRGKKFSRPKVEVAEPTGKRGFRPGQRVRHPKYGEGTVYKREGDGDEAKLTVQFPQFGLKKLVEKFAQLERV